From one Paractinoplanes brasiliensis genomic stretch:
- a CDS encoding oxidoreductase, which translates to MTAATASLIEPATLAGLPLSSPFVMAPMTRERSPQGVPTPENAAYYRRRAENGIGLIITEGVLVDHVSAGHQRDVPRLTPGPAEAGWRHVTSEVHAAGGRIAAQLWHLGSEREPVDGYASWTPTTMAGRDFDTIVSAYAASARVAVRAGFDAVEVHAAHGYLLDEFLWPVSNPTLAHRDFPAEIVRAVRAEIPSCMPLIVRFSQFKERDYTARIAETPAELAGILEGLREAGADVLHASQRRFWEPVFDGSGRNLAGWAKHLTGLPSITVGSIGLTRDFARSERMRELLRRREQGEYDLIAVGRALLGNPAWVTLAAAGRHDEIRDYHKTDEERYF; encoded by the coding sequence ATGACAGCCGCCACCGCTTCCCTGATCGAGCCCGCCACCCTGGCCGGACTGCCGCTGAGCAGCCCGTTCGTCATGGCCCCGATGACCCGCGAACGGTCGCCGCAAGGCGTGCCGACGCCGGAGAACGCGGCCTACTACCGCCGCCGCGCCGAGAACGGGATCGGCCTGATCATCACCGAGGGCGTCCTGGTCGACCACGTCAGCGCCGGCCACCAGCGGGATGTCCCGCGCCTGACCCCCGGCCCTGCCGAGGCCGGGTGGCGGCACGTCACCAGCGAGGTCCACGCCGCCGGGGGACGCATCGCCGCGCAGCTGTGGCATCTCGGCAGCGAGCGCGAGCCCGTCGACGGTTACGCCTCGTGGACTCCCACGACGATGGCCGGCCGCGACTTCGACACCATCGTTTCCGCGTACGCCGCTTCCGCGCGCGTCGCCGTACGGGCCGGTTTCGACGCCGTGGAGGTGCACGCCGCCCACGGATACCTGCTCGACGAGTTCCTCTGGCCGGTCAGCAACCCGACCCTGGCCCACCGGGACTTCCCCGCCGAGATCGTGCGCGCCGTCCGGGCCGAGATCCCCTCGTGCATGCCGTTGATCGTCCGGTTCTCCCAGTTCAAGGAGCGCGACTACACCGCACGCATCGCCGAGACCCCCGCCGAGCTGGCCGGCATCCTCGAAGGGCTGCGTGAGGCCGGGGCGGACGTCCTGCACGCCTCGCAGCGCCGCTTCTGGGAACCCGTCTTCGACGGCAGCGGCCGCAACCTGGCCGGCTGGGCCAAACACCTCACCGGCCTGCCCTCGATCACCGTCGGCTCGATCGGCCTGACCCGCGACTTCGCCCGCTCCGAGCGCATGCGCGAGCTGCTGCGACGCCGCGAGCAGGGCGAGTACGACCTGATCGCGGTGGGCCGGGCGCTGCTCGGCAACCCGGCCTGGGTGACGCTGGCCGCCGCCGGCCGGCACGACGAGATCCGCGACTATCACAAAACGGACGAGGAGCGATACTTCTGA
- a CDS encoding WD40 repeat domain-containing protein, which translates to MTPGTPSVQAAPVSCVAFRADGRRLASGTQDGKVTVRETSDPSRPVVMTEFAHRSAVLAAAWNPGASDLLAIGSAEGTAAVWRVVDDRPPHLMKVLGGHPAPVTGVSWMPDGQHLLCQLADGRAAVWQAFGEKYLGELDDCVRLDVSSTGLVATVGANGFVAVRNLAQDRSPLAGRAAPAVEACAWSPDATTLALARRDGAIEMRNAHLDPVRSLTAGDAPLRSVTWSADGRHVLAGAYDGTLTALDSANRPHWRLTDPTIRARSLAIGGPVLATATFAGRPYLLDATSGTPLTPGLSLPALPAPTRPFRDGVLAAEGRVVTAGPPDDRTVVVEHDLRVGAIDSLADRVVVSAAHQAVRVARLDPLAYEVERGITLRAPEPVRTVALLGTPEITVVVAASYDFRLYSWTVDWTGPPVGPGVVGEFGAGIAALQRLDEQRLTATDHRGELVILALGADGALNS; encoded by the coding sequence GTGACCCCCGGGACCCCGTCGGTGCAGGCAGCGCCGGTCAGCTGCGTCGCCTTCCGCGCTGACGGCCGTCGGCTCGCCAGCGGGACCCAGGACGGCAAGGTCACCGTGCGGGAGACCAGCGATCCGTCCCGCCCCGTGGTCATGACCGAATTTGCCCATCGCTCGGCGGTGCTTGCCGCGGCCTGGAACCCGGGCGCGTCCGACCTGCTGGCCATCGGCTCGGCCGAGGGCACCGCGGCGGTCTGGCGCGTCGTCGACGACCGTCCGCCGCACCTGATGAAGGTGCTGGGCGGGCACCCGGCCCCCGTCACCGGGGTCTCGTGGATGCCCGACGGCCAGCACCTGCTCTGCCAGCTCGCCGACGGCCGGGCGGCCGTGTGGCAGGCATTCGGCGAGAAATACCTGGGCGAGCTCGACGACTGCGTACGCCTCGACGTCAGCTCCACCGGCCTGGTCGCCACGGTCGGGGCCAACGGCTTCGTGGCCGTCCGCAACCTGGCCCAGGACAGGTCGCCGCTGGCCGGCCGGGCCGCCCCCGCCGTCGAGGCCTGCGCGTGGTCGCCGGACGCGACGACCCTGGCCCTGGCCCGCCGGGACGGCGCGATCGAGATGCGCAACGCCCACCTCGACCCGGTCCGCAGCCTCACCGCCGGGGACGCCCCGCTGCGCTCGGTGACCTGGTCGGCCGACGGACGGCACGTGCTGGCCGGGGCGTACGACGGGACGCTGACCGCCCTCGACTCGGCCAACCGCCCGCACTGGCGGCTCACCGACCCGACGATCCGCGCCCGTTCGCTCGCGATCGGCGGCCCGGTGCTGGCCACCGCCACCTTCGCCGGGCGGCCCTACCTGCTCGACGCCACGTCGGGCACCCCGCTCACCCCCGGGCTGTCGCTGCCCGCCCTGCCCGCGCCGACCCGCCCCTTCCGCGACGGGGTGCTCGCCGCCGAAGGCCGGGTCGTGACGGCCGGGCCGCCGGACGACCGCACCGTCGTCGTCGAGCACGACCTGCGCGTGGGGGCGATCGACTCGCTGGCCGACCGGGTGGTCGTCTCGGCCGCCCATCAGGCCGTGCGGGTGGCCCGGCTCGACCCGCTGGCGTACGAGGTGGAACGCGGCATCACGCTGCGCGCCCCCGAGCCGGTACGCACGGTCGCGCTCCTCGGCACGCCCGAGATCACGGTGGTGGTGGCCGCGTCGTACGACTTCCGCCTCTACTCGTGGACGGTCGACTGGACCGGCCCCCCGGTCGGGCCCGGCGTGGTCGGCGAGTTCGGCGCCGGCATCGCGGCCCTGCAGCGCCTCGACGAGCAGCGCCTGACCGCCACCGACCACCGCGGCGAACTGGTCATCCTCGCGCTCGGCGCCGACGGCGCGCTCAACTCCTGA
- a CDS encoding NAD(P)-dependent oxidoreductase, whose protein sequence is MPCGSGCGGPSQDAGRRAVGHEPGIGRRPQTARGSTVSGMTVGFLGLGVMGTPMAANLARAGADLIVWSRTDRGNTPPGAVRARTAAEVFGKAGTVLLMLATEQAIDEVLAGVDVSGKLVVHMGTTSPEFSAGLNDKIKSRGGRYVEAPVSGSRGPAEAGELIAMVAGEPADRGETARVIAPMCRQTVDCGEVPGGLLMKLAVNTFLISMATGLAEAFHFAEAYGLDPGLLRQVLDAGPMASAVSRVKAAKLVTGDFEVQAAIRDVLKNNELIVEAARRRDVASPLLDVCRSLYAETAALGHGEQDMAAVIHGLRATRRPAP, encoded by the coding sequence ATGCCGTGCGGATCGGGGTGCGGGGGGCCGTCCCAGGATGCTGGTCGCCGCGCTGTAGGCCACGAACCGGGAATTGGCCGCCGCCCGCAGACGGCGCGTGGATCTACGGTGAGCGGCATGACCGTGGGGTTTCTCGGGCTCGGCGTGATGGGTACGCCGATGGCCGCCAACCTGGCCCGGGCCGGCGCCGACCTGATCGTGTGGAGCCGCACCGATCGCGGCAACACTCCCCCGGGTGCGGTCCGCGCGCGTACGGCGGCCGAGGTCTTCGGCAAGGCCGGCACCGTGCTGCTGATGCTCGCCACCGAGCAGGCCATTGACGAAGTGCTCGCCGGCGTCGACGTCAGCGGGAAACTGGTCGTGCACATGGGCACCACCAGCCCCGAGTTCTCGGCCGGACTCAACGACAAGATCAAAAGCAGGGGCGGCCGGTACGTCGAGGCGCCTGTTTCGGGTTCCCGCGGGCCGGCCGAGGCGGGCGAGCTGATCGCGATGGTCGCGGGCGAGCCGGCCGACCGCGGCGAGACGGCCCGGGTGATCGCGCCGATGTGCCGGCAGACCGTCGACTGCGGGGAGGTCCCCGGCGGGCTGCTCATGAAGCTGGCCGTCAACACGTTCCTGATCAGCATGGCGACCGGGCTGGCCGAGGCGTTCCACTTCGCGGAGGCGTACGGGCTGGACCCGGGCCTGTTGCGGCAGGTGCTCGACGCCGGTCCGATGGCCAGCGCCGTCTCCCGCGTGAAGGCCGCCAAGCTGGTCACCGGCGATTTCGAGGTGCAGGCGGCGATCCGCGACGTGCTGAAGAACAACGAGCTGATCGTCGAGGCCGCGCGCCGCCGCGACGTCGCGTCCCCGCTGCTCGACGTCTGTCGTTCCCTGTACGCCGAGACGGCCGCCCTCGGGCACGGCGAGCAGGACATGGCCGCCGTCATCCACGGCCTGCGCGCCACCCGCCGGCCGGCCCCCTGA
- a CDS encoding NAD-dependent succinate-semialdehyde dehydrogenase: METELFIGGKWVPASSGNRFDVLDPATGDVIASVADGGESDAIAAVDAAAEAGPAWAATAPRVRGEVLRRAWELMTERADELAKMISLENGKALVDAKGEVTYAAEFFRWFAEEAVRGEGLLATAPSGANRILVTRQPVGVCVLVTPWNFPAAMATRKIGPALAAGCTVVLKPASDTPLTALAMAAILAEAGVPSGVVNVLPSRSSGKVVSRMLRDARVRKLSFTGSTEVGRILLAQAADNVINTSMELGGNAPFLVFADADLDAAIEGAMIAKMRNGGEACTAANRFYVESSIAGAFAQRLAVRMAALKVGPGVEEGTQVGPLVNEDTVAKVDELVRGALDAGAKAETGGARPSGAGFYYPPTVLTGVAPDSPILREEIFGPVAPIVTFTGEDEAVRLANDTEFGLVAYVYTGDLARGLRVSEAIEAGMVGLNRGLVSDPAAPFGGVKQSGIGREGGHEGLLEYLESKYIAVNW; this comes from the coding sequence GTGGAAACTGAACTCTTCATCGGCGGTAAGTGGGTTCCCGCGTCGTCGGGGAACCGTTTCGACGTGCTGGACCCGGCGACCGGCGACGTGATCGCCTCGGTCGCGGACGGTGGTGAGAGCGACGCGATCGCCGCGGTGGACGCGGCGGCGGAGGCGGGCCCGGCCTGGGCGGCCACGGCTCCGCGCGTACGCGGGGAAGTGCTGCGGCGCGCGTGGGAGCTGATGACCGAGCGGGCCGACGAGCTCGCCAAGATGATCAGTCTTGAGAACGGCAAGGCCCTGGTCGACGCGAAGGGCGAGGTCACGTACGCGGCCGAATTCTTCCGGTGGTTCGCCGAGGAGGCCGTACGGGGTGAGGGCCTGCTCGCGACCGCGCCCTCGGGCGCGAACCGCATCCTGGTCACCCGGCAGCCGGTCGGCGTGTGTGTGCTGGTCACGCCGTGGAACTTCCCGGCCGCGATGGCCACCCGCAAGATCGGCCCGGCCCTGGCGGCGGGCTGCACGGTGGTGCTCAAACCGGCCAGCGACACCCCGCTCACCGCGCTGGCCATGGCCGCGATCCTGGCCGAGGCCGGGGTGCCCTCGGGCGTGGTCAACGTGCTGCCGTCGCGCAGCTCGGGCAAGGTCGTCTCGCGGATGCTGCGTGACGCCCGGGTCCGCAAGCTGTCGTTCACCGGCTCGACCGAGGTGGGCCGTATCCTGCTGGCCCAGGCCGCCGACAACGTGATCAACACGTCGATGGAGCTGGGCGGCAACGCGCCGTTCCTGGTGTTCGCCGACGCCGACCTCGACGCCGCGATCGAGGGCGCGATGATCGCCAAGATGCGCAACGGCGGCGAGGCCTGCACCGCGGCGAACCGGTTCTACGTCGAGTCGTCGATCGCCGGCGCGTTCGCGCAGCGCCTGGCCGTTCGCATGGCGGCGCTGAAGGTCGGCCCCGGCGTCGAGGAGGGCACACAGGTCGGCCCGCTGGTCAACGAGGACACCGTGGCCAAGGTCGACGAGCTGGTCCGTGGCGCGCTCGACGCCGGCGCGAAGGCCGAGACCGGCGGCGCCCGCCCGTCCGGGGCCGGCTTCTACTACCCGCCGACGGTGCTCACGGGGGTCGCGCCCGACTCGCCGATCCTGCGTGAGGAGATCTTCGGGCCGGTCGCCCCGATCGTCACGTTCACCGGCGAGGACGAGGCCGTACGGCTGGCCAACGACACCGAGTTCGGCCTGGTGGCGTACGTCTACACCGGCGACCTGGCGCGCGGCCTGCGGGTCAGCGAGGCGATCGAGGCCGGCATGGTGGGCCTCAACCGGGGCCTCGTCAGCGACCCGGCGGCGCCGTTCGGCGGCGTCAAGCAGAGCGGCATCGGCCGTGAGGGCGGGCACGAGGGCCTGCTCGAATACCTCGAGTCGAAGTACATCGCCGTCAACTGGTGA
- a CDS encoding DUF4011 domain-containing protein, translated as MVSETPRAAVRAWRDGLVNLDAGNRLLNFRPAANGTLEITGPAAPDIVAALRGDRDYGFLPQHAKPQPGGLFRTGLSAAALGAELRRLQRKSRQDFLDRGVAALHLALGMLHWRDEEDVPLNSPILLLPAELAGSGPADVPRLRVRGEDPVVNPALALRLRRMGITMPGVDGPAGLDVRAYLRELRELVDNRDWQAEETVCLSRFTFHKEAMYRDLLDNESRIVAHPLVAALCENSDADLPCGQPAQPPLTGVVSHHLTPGGWGGGGWAGWESYTREDLPLVLDADATQRACVEAALRGESFVLDGPPGTGKSQTIANMIGCLLHAGKTVLFVSEKAAALEVVRNRLAAAGLDAYLLELHSHKATRREVARALANSVEPRSVEPVPPPNERLRELRDLLDGYAAAMNERREPLGRTLHDVLGECARLTGLPEVPNPCASLTSRSDVPSPTAPPPGLPEVSSPTARPAGLPGMPSSTARLPEVSSSTARPAGLPEVPNPCARPGELTPRMVRDVVEAAGDLTRCRRAAAGPATFPWREVVERAPLGGALRRARQALHALAEEARPHARLARAFDAVRPGRASTLAALVTHAARRPAAVADAWLTAPSLEPIVRAAEHRSRRLADARRARAAVREAAGAEWHELPDFDPPAVEPRTLTAAGAEETIRRLTGEAAALDALGEEIAATTARLGLPPVATFADLNRFAALAELAGRPHRPEPFWFGPGVPAGVSAAEAALQHCSETVAAAEAGCRRWFSPEIVGQPVEQLAERLTHEHRGLRKLLRAYRRDWDAVAAYARPGVPPGEAVSHLGAAVTWQRALREQAAAEHQYAPLLGRYWRGGTALHEALRLAEEIVRLTPPGALPAVADQLCRPVPDSRLAATAARARALARGESAADTPRDAAARRRAQVRALTEVAIALHAYTQALGRDVDLGEARALARLRRAAADEERVLADDYATAVAALGAAAVHDDDLRGAVEWARAVRRLTGGADRPLTEEQAAALRSDGGATALSERFGAWEDARDTVVAAFAPGRRAEIAERLDDYDGVLLTELLDDPGGQDEWLGYDRVRRVLTPEAIRFCADLPGDQVRPAVERAVLAAWADAVIRDDERLHPVGGPERDQLVEEFRALDATPAGHAAATIAAAVEQRRIEARVPAEATLLRREGMKETRHLAVRDLIGRTRQTVLSSKPCFLMSPLAVSQFLPADLTFDVVIFDEASQIAPADAINCLYRAGAMIAAGDDRQLPPTSFFTRTDTDTDDDGSDVNDFQSILELAKGCGAFPSRGLGWHYRSRHEALIAFANRQFYDGRLQTFPGANTDPETGVELIPVHGVYRRGSTRDNPVEAETVAERIVSCLTTRPGLSYGVVTFSVAQAEAIEAALERAATRHPGLERLLDGDRLSGFFVKSLESVQGDERDVMIFSIGYGRDEQGRISTNFGALNQPNGWRRLNVAITRARRRVEIISSIRSRDIPESANEGVRHLAAYLDYAERGAAALPGPDPAPDPFVTAVLETVRSWGYRAKAGIGLDGYRIDVGVRHPTPAGGFVLGIECDGPRYGAIGSARDRDRLAGQVLAGLGWQLHRVWGAAWHRDRAGEEARLKEAIVRATGGRPSARPRPYRRVESLGLRLVP; from the coding sequence ATGGTGTCGGAAACGCCCAGAGCAGCCGTACGCGCATGGCGTGACGGTCTGGTCAACCTCGACGCCGGAAACCGCCTGCTCAACTTCCGCCCCGCCGCGAACGGCACCCTGGAGATCACCGGACCGGCCGCCCCCGACATCGTCGCCGCGCTGCGCGGCGACCGCGACTACGGGTTCCTGCCGCAGCACGCCAAACCCCAGCCCGGCGGGCTGTTCCGCACCGGGCTCAGCGCCGCCGCCCTCGGCGCCGAACTGCGGCGGCTGCAGCGCAAATCCCGCCAGGACTTCCTCGACCGGGGAGTGGCCGCGCTGCACCTCGCCCTCGGCATGCTGCACTGGCGCGACGAGGAGGACGTGCCGCTGAACAGCCCCATCCTGCTGCTGCCGGCCGAACTGGCCGGCTCCGGCCCTGCCGACGTGCCGCGGCTGCGGGTACGCGGCGAAGACCCGGTGGTGAACCCGGCGCTGGCCCTGCGGCTGCGGCGGATGGGCATCACCATGCCGGGCGTGGACGGGCCGGCTGGGCTGGACGTGCGGGCGTACCTGCGGGAACTGCGGGAGCTGGTCGACAACCGGGACTGGCAGGCCGAGGAGACGGTGTGCCTGTCGCGGTTCACGTTCCACAAGGAGGCGATGTACCGGGATCTGCTCGACAACGAGTCCCGGATCGTCGCCCACCCGCTCGTCGCGGCACTGTGCGAGAATTCCGACGCCGATTTGCCCTGTGGACAACCCGCACAGCCCCCCTTGACAGGTGTAGTTTCCCACCACCTGACCCCGGGAGGGTGGGGAGGAGGCGGGTGGGCCGGATGGGAGTCGTATACAAGAGAAGACCTCCCGTTAGTGCTCGACGCCGATGCCACCCAGCGCGCCTGTGTCGAGGCCGCCCTGCGGGGTGAGAGTTTTGTGCTCGACGGCCCGCCCGGCACGGGCAAGTCCCAGACGATCGCGAACATGATCGGGTGCCTTCTCCACGCCGGAAAGACGGTTCTGTTCGTCTCGGAGAAGGCCGCCGCCCTCGAAGTCGTGCGCAACCGCCTCGCCGCGGCGGGCCTGGACGCGTACCTGCTCGAACTGCACAGCCACAAGGCAACCCGCCGGGAGGTGGCCCGCGCGCTCGCGAACTCGGTGGAGCCCCGCAGCGTCGAGCCGGTCCCGCCGCCCAACGAGCGCCTGCGCGAGCTGCGCGACCTGCTCGACGGCTACGCGGCGGCGATGAACGAGCGACGTGAGCCGCTCGGCCGCACGCTGCACGACGTGCTCGGAGAATGCGCCCGCCTGACCGGCCTGCCCGAGGTGCCGAACCCCTGCGCATCCCTGACCAGCCGGTCCGACGTGCCCAGCCCCACCGCGCCCCCGCCCGGCCTGCCCGAGGTGTCCAGCCCCACCGCCCGTCCGGCTGGCCTGCCCGGGATGCCCAGCTCCACCGCGCGCCTGCCCGAGGTGTCCAGCTCCACCGCGCGTCCGGCTGGCCTGCCCGAGGTGCCCAACCCCTGTGCCCGGCCGGGTGAGCTGACCCCGCGCATGGTGCGTGACGTCGTGGAAGCGGCCGGCGACCTGACACGCTGCCGGCGGGCGGCGGCCGGCCCTGCGACGTTCCCCTGGCGCGAGGTCGTCGAACGGGCGCCCTTGGGCGGGGCGTTGCGCCGGGCCCGGCAGGCGCTGCACGCGCTGGCGGAGGAGGCACGGCCGCACGCCAGGCTGGCCAGGGCCTTCGACGCCGTACGACCGGGACGCGCGAGCACCCTGGCGGCGCTGGTCACGCACGCCGCCCGGCGACCGGCCGCGGTGGCCGACGCGTGGCTGACCGCGCCCAGCCTCGAGCCGATCGTGCGGGCCGCCGAGCACCGCTCCCGCCGGCTAGCCGACGCCCGCCGGGCCCGGGCCGCCGTACGCGAGGCGGCCGGTGCCGAATGGCACGAGCTGCCCGACTTCGACCCGCCGGCGGTCGAGCCCCGCACCCTCACCGCGGCCGGCGCCGAGGAGACGATCCGCCGCCTCACCGGGGAGGCCGCAGCCCTCGACGCGCTGGGCGAGGAGATCGCCGCCACCACCGCGCGGCTCGGCCTGCCCCCGGTGGCCACGTTCGCCGACCTGAACCGGTTCGCCGCGCTGGCCGAGCTGGCGGGCCGGCCGCACCGCCCGGAGCCGTTCTGGTTCGGTCCCGGGGTGCCGGCCGGGGTGTCGGCGGCCGAGGCCGCGCTGCAGCACTGCTCCGAGACCGTGGCCGCCGCGGAGGCCGGGTGCCGCCGCTGGTTCAGCCCGGAGATCGTCGGGCAGCCGGTCGAACAGCTCGCCGAGCGGCTCACCCATGAGCATCGTGGCTTGCGTAAACTGCTGCGGGCGTACCGGCGGGACTGGGACGCCGTGGCCGCGTACGCCCGTCCGGGGGTGCCGCCCGGGGAAGCTGTGTCCCACCTCGGCGCGGCGGTGACCTGGCAGCGGGCGCTGCGCGAGCAGGCCGCCGCCGAGCACCAGTACGCACCCCTGCTGGGGCGGTACTGGCGGGGCGGAACTGCGCTGCACGAGGCCCTGCGGCTCGCCGAGGAGATCGTGCGGCTCACCCCGCCGGGCGCTCTGCCGGCGGTGGCCGACCAGCTCTGCCGCCCGGTGCCCGACTCGCGTCTCGCCGCCACGGCGGCACGGGCCCGAGCACTCGCCCGGGGCGAATCGGCCGCCGACACGCCACGGGACGCCGCCGCCCGCCGCCGCGCCCAGGTGCGAGCGCTGACCGAGGTGGCGATCGCCCTGCACGCGTACACTCAGGCCCTGGGCCGCGACGTCGACCTGGGGGAGGCCCGTGCCCTGGCCCGCCTGCGCCGCGCGGCCGCCGACGAGGAACGGGTGCTCGCCGACGACTACGCCACGGCGGTGGCCGCGCTCGGCGCGGCGGCCGTGCACGACGACGACCTGCGGGGAGCGGTCGAATGGGCGCGGGCGGTCCGGCGCCTGACCGGGGGCGCTGACCGGCCGCTGACCGAGGAACAGGCCGCGGCCCTGCGCTCGGACGGCGGCGCCACGGCCCTGAGCGAGCGGTTCGGCGCCTGGGAGGACGCCCGGGACACCGTCGTGGCCGCGTTCGCCCCGGGCCGCCGCGCCGAGATCGCCGAGCGGCTGGACGACTACGACGGCGTGTTGCTGACCGAGCTGCTCGACGACCCGGGCGGCCAGGACGAATGGCTCGGCTACGACCGCGTGCGGCGCGTCCTCACCCCGGAGGCGATCAGGTTCTGCGCCGACCTGCCCGGCGACCAGGTACGTCCGGCGGTGGAACGGGCGGTGCTGGCGGCGTGGGCCGACGCGGTGATCCGGGACGACGAACGGCTGCACCCGGTCGGCGGCCCCGAACGGGACCAGCTGGTCGAGGAGTTCCGCGCGCTCGACGCCACGCCGGCCGGGCACGCCGCCGCCACGATCGCGGCCGCGGTGGAACAGCGGCGCATCGAGGCCCGGGTGCCTGCCGAGGCGACGCTGCTGCGCCGCGAAGGCATGAAGGAAACCCGCCACCTGGCCGTACGGGATCTGATCGGGCGCACCCGGCAGACCGTGCTGAGCAGCAAGCCGTGCTTCCTCATGTCGCCGCTGGCGGTCAGCCAGTTCCTCCCGGCCGACCTCACGTTCGACGTGGTGATCTTCGACGAGGCGTCGCAGATCGCCCCGGCCGACGCGATCAACTGCCTGTACCGGGCCGGCGCGATGATCGCGGCCGGGGACGACCGGCAGCTGCCGCCCACGTCGTTCTTCACCCGCACCGACACCGACACCGACGACGACGGCAGCGACGTCAACGACTTCCAGTCCATCCTGGAGCTGGCCAAGGGGTGCGGGGCGTTCCCCAGCCGCGGTCTCGGGTGGCATTACCGCAGCCGGCACGAGGCGCTGATCGCGTTCGCCAACCGCCAGTTCTACGACGGCCGGTTGCAGACGTTCCCGGGCGCCAACACCGACCCCGAGACGGGCGTCGAGCTGATCCCGGTCCACGGCGTCTACCGGCGCGGCAGCACCCGCGACAACCCGGTCGAGGCCGAGACGGTCGCCGAACGTATCGTCTCCTGCCTGACCACCCGGCCCGGACTGTCGTACGGGGTGGTCACGTTCTCGGTGGCGCAGGCCGAGGCGATCGAGGCCGCTTTGGAACGCGCGGCCACCCGCCACCCCGGGCTGGAACGGCTGCTCGACGGCGACCGCCTCTCCGGGTTCTTCGTCAAGAGCCTCGAGTCGGTGCAGGGCGACGAGCGCGACGTGATGATCTTCTCGATCGGGTACGGCCGGGACGAGCAGGGCAGGATCAGCACCAACTTCGGCGCGCTCAACCAGCCCAACGGGTGGCGCCGGCTCAACGTCGCGATCACCCGGGCCCGGCGGCGCGTCGAGATCATCTCGTCGATCCGGTCCCGCGACATCCCGGAGTCGGCCAACGAGGGCGTACGCCACCTCGCCGCCTACCTGGACTACGCCGAGCGGGGCGCCGCGGCGCTGCCGGGCCCCGACCCCGCCCCGGACCCGTTCGTCACCGCGGTGCTGGAGACCGTGCGCTCGTGGGGCTACCGCGCGAAGGCCGGGATCGGGCTGGACGGCTACCGGATCGACGTCGGCGTGCGGCACCCCACGCCCGCGGGCGGTTTCGTGCTCGGCATCGAGTGCGACGGGCCCCGCTACGGCGCGATCGGCTCGGCCCGCGACCGCGACCGCCTCGCCGGGCAGGTCCTCGCCGGACTCGGGTGGCAGCTGCACCGCGTGTGGGGGGCGGCGTGGCATCGCGACCGGGCGGGGGAGGAGGCCCGGCTCAAGGAGGCGATCGTGCGGGCGACCGGCGGGCGGCCCTCGGCGAGGCCACGACCCTACCGTCGAGTAGAGTCTCTTGGGTTACGGCTCGTTCCGTAG
- a CDS encoding L-threonylcarbamoyladenylate synthase, whose amino-acid sequence MAKYFDVHPDNPQPRSLRQVADIVRGDGLIAYPTDSCFALGCRMGNKDGLDRIREIRHLDDKHHFTLMCHDFAQLGQFVQINNASFRTIKSATPGPYTFILPATKEVPRRLLHPKKKTVGVRIPDHVVAQAILAELGEPLVSSTLLLPGQEEPMTMGWEIKETLDHAVDAVVDSGDGGVVPTTVVDLSGGEPEILRTGAGDPSRFE is encoded by the coding sequence GTGGCGAAGTATTTCGACGTGCACCCGGACAACCCGCAGCCCCGTTCGCTCCGGCAGGTGGCCGACATCGTCCGGGGTGACGGGCTCATCGCCTATCCGACCGACTCGTGTTTCGCGCTGGGCTGCCGGATGGGCAACAAGGACGGCCTGGACCGCATCCGCGAGATCCGGCACCTCGACGACAAGCACCATTTCACGCTGATGTGCCACGACTTCGCGCAGCTGGGCCAGTTCGTGCAGATCAACAACGCGTCGTTCCGGACGATCAAGTCGGCGACGCCGGGGCCGTACACGTTCATCCTGCCCGCCACCAAGGAGGTGCCGCGCCGCCTGCTGCACCCGAAGAAGAAGACGGTCGGCGTGCGCATCCCCGACCATGTCGTCGCGCAGGCGATCCTGGCCGAGCTGGGCGAGCCGCTGGTGTCGAGCACGCTGCTGCTGCCGGGGCAGGAGGAGCCGATGACCATGGGCTGGGAGATCAAGGAAACTCTCGATCACGCGGTGGACGCGGTCGTCGACTCCGGCGACGGCGGCGTGGTGCCGACGACGGTTGTCGACCTCTCCGGCGGCGAGCCCGAGATTCTGCGTACGGGGGCGGGCGACCCCTCGCGTTTCGAGTAG
- a CDS encoding MerR family transcriptional regulator, with translation MRIGDLSAATGASARSLRYYEEQGLLASVRSGGGQRHYPETAVERVSLIQSLLSAGLTSATIQDVLPCISNEAIRTPWLAERLTSELDRVTKQIDDLNRTREILAGLVERYRVD, from the coding sequence ATGCGGATCGGCGACCTGTCCGCGGCGACCGGGGCGAGCGCCCGGAGCCTGCGCTACTACGAGGAGCAGGGGCTGCTGGCCAGCGTTCGCAGCGGCGGCGGACAGCGGCATTACCCGGAGACGGCGGTCGAGCGGGTCTCGCTGATCCAGTCGCTGCTGTCGGCCGGGCTCACCAGCGCGACCATTCAGGACGTGCTCCCGTGCATCAGCAACGAGGCCATCCGTACGCCCTGGCTCGCCGAGCGCCTGACGTCGGAGCTGGACAGGGTCACCAAGCAGATCGACGACCTGAACCGCACCCGCGAGATCCTCGCCGGCCTGGTCGAGCGTTATCGCGTCGATTGA